From Paramagnetospirillum magnetotacticum MS-1, one genomic window encodes:
- a CDS encoding GHMP family kinase ATP-binding protein — protein sequence MSFVVTKTPFRVSFFGGGTDYPAWYLANGGAVLSSAIRQYCYITCRYFPPYFPHMHRIVWSHIEVVQSIGEILHPAVRAALPVYGFNDDRGVEIHHQGDLPARTGIGSSSSFAVGLIQALKTMRGEAIGKHDLALAAIDLERNILGEAGGYQDQVAAAYGGLNIIRFNTDGSIRVEPLGLSAERKAALEGRLMLFYTGMNRFSAELAKKIVGNMDAKNERLLRMHAMVDEAAAILRHGDLDDFGRMLDETWRLKRGLESGITTSAVDEVYEKAMAAGALGGKLLGAGGAGFMVFYVPEGAAAAVRRALGPLINVPFEIDEEGARAIEDGRG from the coding sequence ATGTCTTTCGTGGTGACGAAAACGCCGTTCCGCGTGTCGTTCTTCGGGGGAGGGACCGACTATCCGGCCTGGTATCTGGCCAATGGCGGGGCCGTTCTGTCCTCGGCCATCCGCCAGTACTGCTACATCACCTGCCGCTATTTCCCACCCTATTTTCCGCACATGCACCGCATCGTCTGGTCGCATATCGAGGTGGTGCAGTCCATCGGCGAGATCCTGCATCCAGCGGTGCGTGCCGCTTTGCCGGTTTATGGCTTCAATGATGATCGCGGGGTGGAGATCCATCACCAGGGCGATCTTCCGGCCCGCACCGGCATCGGTTCCAGTTCCTCCTTCGCGGTAGGCTTGATTCAGGCCCTGAAGACCATGCGGGGCGAGGCCATCGGCAAGCACGATTTGGCCCTGGCCGCCATCGACCTGGAGCGCAATATCCTGGGCGAGGCGGGGGGCTATCAGGATCAGGTGGCGGCGGCCTATGGCGGGCTCAACATCATCCGCTTCAATACCGACGGCTCCATCCGGGTCGAGCCGCTGGGTCTTTCGGCCGAGCGCAAGGCGGCGCTGGAAGGCCGTCTCATGCTGTTCTACACCGGCATGAACCGTTTCTCCGCCGAACTGGCCAAGAAGATCGTCGGCAATATGGACGCCAAGAACGAGCGGCTGCTTCGCATGCACGCCATGGTCGACGAGGCGGCGGCCATTCTGCGTCACGGCGATCTGGACGATTTCGGCCGCATGCTGGACGAGACCTGGCGTCTGAAGCGTGGCCTGGAAAGCGGCATCACCACCTCGGCGGTGGATGAGGTCTATGAAAAGGCCATGGCGGCCGGGGCGCTCGGCGGCAAGCTGCTGGGCGCGGGCGGGGCCGGTTTCATGGTGTTCTACGTGCCCGAGGGCGCCGCCGCCGCGGTGCGCCGCGCCCTGGGGCCGCTGATCAATGTGCCGTTCGAGATCGACGAGGAAGGCGCCCGCGCCATCGAGGATGGGCGGGGATAG
- a CDS encoding class I SAM-dependent methyltransferase encodes MSPQTLRYGTAEIASHFGVAPSDLPPQVVTLIEAADFSHHRFEGEERDRLILRILRELERPLEAAGAHRHARWEAGWSENLEAFRSSGFDLAALVPRFVRRGEPVRMQGDYIQPHSPDFDVDYIRVLVSWIYCRYFADATEIHEFGCGTAQNLVPAARLFPGRPLFGYDWASASREIIAEMAKHHGFNIQGRVLDMFKPGDEVRLGDGAGVITIGSLEQLGTEFNAFLDFLLAQKPRIVANLDCFNELHDSERLPDVLAERYDRKRNYLYGWVTRLRELEAQGRVEILDFRRTYGSLFHDGHSFVVWRPK; translated from the coding sequence ATGAGTCCCCAGACCCTTCGCTACGGAACCGCTGAAATCGCTTCCCATTTCGGGGTGGCGCCCTCCGATCTGCCGCCCCAGGTGGTGACGCTGATCGAGGCCGCCGACTTTTCCCATCACCGCTTTGAAGGCGAGGAGCGCGACCGGCTGATCCTGCGCATCCTGCGCGAGTTGGAGCGCCCGCTGGAGGCGGCCGGAGCGCATCGCCACGCGCGCTGGGAAGCGGGGTGGAGCGAGAACCTGGAGGCCTTCCGCAGCTCGGGCTTCGACCTTGCCGCCCTGGTGCCGCGTTTCGTGCGCCGGGGCGAGCCGGTCCGCATGCAGGGCGACTACATCCAGCCGCACTCGCCCGATTTCGACGTGGATTATATCCGGGTGTTGGTCAGCTGGATCTATTGCCGCTATTTCGCCGACGCGACCGAGATCCATGAATTCGGCTGCGGCACCGCCCAGAATCTGGTGCCCGCCGCCCGTCTGTTTCCCGGCCGCCCGCTGTTCGGCTACGACTGGGCCTCGGCCAGCCGTGAGATCATCGCCGAGATGGCCAAGCATCACGGCTTCAACATCCAGGGCCGGGTGCTCGACATGTTCAAGCCCGGTGACGAGGTGAGGCTGGGCGACGGCGCCGGGGTGATCACCATCGGCTCGCTGGAGCAGCTGGGCACCGAGTTCAACGCCTTCCTCGATTTCCTGCTGGCGCAAAAGCCCCGCATCGTCGCCAATCTCGATTGCTTCAACGAATTGCACGATTCCGAGCGTCTGCCCGACGTTCTGGCCGAGCGTTATGACCGCAAGCGCAACTACCTCTATGGCTGGGTCACCCGCCTGCGCGAATTGGAGGCCCAGGGACGGGTTGAAATCCTGGATTTCCGGCGCACCTATGGAAGTCTGTTCCATGACGGCCACAGCTTCGTGGTGTGGAGGCCGAAATGA
- a CDS encoding GDP-mannose 4,6-dehydratase: MEKKRALITGVTGMVGSHMVDFLLENTDWDIWGACRWRSPLDNLRHLMGRINARDRLFLTDFELRDTISMIRMVEEVKPDYVFHLAAQSYPKTSFTAPLDTLDTNIMGTARLLEALRPLGDGPVIHVCASSEVFGRVPAEKLPIDEECTFHPASPYAISKVGTDLVGRYYAEAYGMRVMTTRMFTHTGPRRGDVFAESTFAKQIAMIEAGIIPPVVKTGNLKSMRTWADVRDAVRAYYLLVTKDPQPGAYYNIGGTFSCTVEDMLHHLLSLSTVKDIRVETDPGRVRPIDADLQVPNTAKFRAHTGWEPVIAFEKTMADLLEYWRDAIRSGRVYPNR; encoded by the coding sequence GTGGAAAAGAAGCGCGCGCTGATCACCGGGGTCACCGGCATGGTGGGGTCCCATATGGTGGACTTCCTGCTGGAGAACACCGACTGGGATATCTGGGGGGCGTGCCGCTGGCGCAGTCCGCTGGACAATCTGCGGCACCTGATGGGTCGCATCAATGCGCGCGACCGCCTGTTCCTCACCGATTTCGAACTGCGCGACACCATCTCCATGATCCGCATGGTCGAGGAGGTGAAGCCCGATTACGTCTTCCACCTGGCGGCCCAGTCCTATCCCAAGACCAGCTTCACCGCGCCCTTGGACACGCTGGACACCAATATCATGGGGACCGCCCGTCTGTTGGAGGCGTTGCGTCCCTTAGGCGATGGGCCGGTGATCCATGTCTGCGCCTCGTCCGAGGTGTTCGGCCGGGTTCCCGCCGAAAAACTGCCCATCGACGAGGAATGCACCTTCCACCCCGCGTCCCCCTATGCCATCTCCAAGGTGGGGACCGATCTGGTCGGGCGCTATTACGCCGAGGCCTATGGCATGCGGGTGATGACCACGCGCATGTTCACCCATACCGGTCCCCGGCGCGGCGATGTCTTCGCCGAATCCACCTTCGCCAAGCAGATCGCCATGATCGAGGCGGGAATCATTCCCCCGGTGGTCAAGACCGGCAATCTCAAATCCATGCGCACCTGGGCCGATGTGCGCGACGCGGTCAGGGCCTATTACCTGCTGGTCACCAAGGACCCTCAGCCCGGCGCCTATTACAATATCGGCGGCACCTTCTCGTGCACGGTAGAAGACATGCTGCATCATCTGCTGTCGCTATCGACCGTCAAGGATATCCGGGTCGAGACCGATCCCGGCCGGGTGCGGCCCATCGACGCCGATCTTCAAGTGCCCAACACCGCCAAGTTCAGGGCTCATACCGGCTGGGAGCCGGTCATCGCTTTCGAGAAGACCATGGCCGATTTGCTGGAATACTGGCGCGACGCCATCCGCTCGGGCCGGGTCTATCCCAACCGATGA
- a CDS encoding nucleotidyltransferase family protein gives MDDLSAIVLAGGKGTRIAGLYPDIPKPMIPAAGRPFLHWVTEWLVRRGVSDVVLSLGHKAEVIEDWAARRNAELKGRARLACLRESRPLGTGGAVIACLDSCRDWVLVMNGDSLLDAGIGPLFHRVQEAGLDGAIIGVDVPDASRFGSLTVGGDGLLRGFAEKRPGAGLINGGVYIFRKSIFDGFQRNEVMSMESDIFPALLAASASIVVDVCTGSFLDIGTPESVVLADEFVNILF, from the coding sequence ATGGACGATCTTTCCGCCATCGTCCTGGCCGGGGGCAAGGGCACCCGCATCGCCGGGCTGTATCCCGACATTCCAAAGCCGATGATCCCCGCCGCTGGCCGTCCCTTTCTCCATTGGGTGACCGAGTGGCTGGTGCGTCGTGGCGTCAGTGACGTGGTGCTGTCACTGGGTCATAAGGCCGAGGTGATCGAGGACTGGGCCGCCCGCCGCAATGCCGAATTGAAGGGGAGGGCGCGGCTTGCCTGCCTGCGCGAGTCCCGCCCGCTGGGCACCGGCGGCGCGGTGATCGCCTGCCTGGATTCGTGCCGGGACTGGGTGTTGGTGATGAACGGCGATTCCCTGCTGGACGCCGGTATCGGCCCGCTGTTTCACCGGGTGCAAGAGGCAGGTCTGGACGGGGCGATCATCGGCGTCGACGTGCCCGACGCCTCGCGCTTTGGTTCGTTGACGGTTGGCGGTGATGGACTGCTGCGCGGTTTTGCCGAAAAGCGGCCGGGGGCGGGGTTGATCAATGGGGGTGTTTACATCTTCAGGAAGTCTATATTTGACGGATTTCAAAGAAATGAAGTGATGAGTATGGAGAGTGACATCTTTCCGGCTTTACTTGCGGCAAGCGCCTCCATAGTTGTTGATGTGTGTACTGGATCATTTCTTGATATCGGAACGCCTGAATCTGTCGTTCTTGCCGATGAATTCGTTAATATTCTGTTTTAA
- a CDS encoding glycosyltransferase family protein gives MSVVKRTPFPLRLPNDRLEAVHGSLDAAFAAHDYVYVARFGAERPELRGAALILLGNRLGGEIVLDRHGVHSAFACLYRAYGAWRDGDEAAAERWVAEGLELGDETGKLERLRALMARQSFRVVFHSDFGRPERLFGFFEVPGVEMILTSHMLGDERTTLPMGEPLSSRVPPGLPVDLVLIDDFKMMPVGLRDFGAPVVVNPHDHEWYYEMLDEVMPEVDLVVNLSTWEEVELNRAFGVQGTTFFYPLSLKVPQVSGLKKAFDDRRERECDIVFTGGVTHDFYRDKRQRIVSLARLDPKFEVRVVEGYLEYSQFYGLLSNSRFTINSVRATNSLSIRPFESLAHGALQLVEEESGVPYIFSEDFACFPRYRLEHSVADIETHLNNYDAILAEFLPQAERLEAELNDMMPDAENLRAQRFLRHLFFMTEVEMGGVRKANQPLAEPVERDWVGINEPWLLAQRPDQAKRVFDQARSPYWVRRAIAATAAFKNDWMEAFYRTVTEGLAQFPDSLGLEYTRAMCLRLGGFPETAEKSLRRVVDGGLSLRANESFPRQLDRLNGFYWLADAKVRDRCPALEPLAPEATVWRSYALNHLADMALDRARALKESEAVTEYVRAAALADRSLSMFANNEGAQRLYIRAAFGLADNGVEEWFAVFGDNLATAIDNDYTALHDLSPLAIHLYMSRGRIAEAQGVIDRLGVFLKRTVVTPDLCPEAIALARRYGLPLRGVDLAAAA, from the coding sequence ATGAGTGTCGTGAAAAGGACCCCGTTTCCGCTTCGCCTCCCCAATGACCGCCTCGAAGCGGTGCATGGGTCGCTGGATGCCGCCTTTGCCGCCCATGACTATGTCTATGTCGCCCGTTTCGGGGCTGAACGACCCGAATTGCGCGGCGCGGCGCTGATCTTATTGGGCAACCGGCTGGGTGGCGAGATCGTCCTGGACCGCCATGGCGTGCACAGCGCCTTTGCCTGTCTCTACCGCGCCTATGGCGCCTGGCGCGATGGCGACGAGGCCGCGGCCGAACGCTGGGTCGCCGAAGGTCTCGAACTGGGCGACGAGACCGGGAAGCTGGAACGTCTTCGGGCGCTGATGGCGCGCCAATCCTTCCGTGTGGTCTTCCATTCCGATTTCGGCCGTCCCGAACGGTTGTTCGGCTTCTTCGAAGTGCCGGGGGTGGAGATGATCCTTACCTCGCATATGCTGGGCGACGAGCGGACCACCCTGCCCATGGGCGAGCCCCTGTCCAGCCGCGTGCCGCCCGGCCTGCCGGTGGATCTGGTCCTGATCGACGACTTCAAGATGATGCCCGTGGGGTTGCGCGATTTCGGCGCGCCCGTGGTGGTCAATCCCCATGACCACGAATGGTATTACGAGATGCTCGACGAGGTGATGCCCGAGGTGGATCTGGTGGTCAATCTCAGCACCTGGGAAGAGGTGGAACTGAACCGCGCCTTTGGTGTCCAGGGCACCACCTTCTTCTATCCCCTGTCGCTGAAGGTTCCCCAGGTGAGCGGCCTCAAAAAGGCCTTCGACGACAGGCGCGAAAGGGAATGCGACATCGTCTTCACCGGCGGCGTGACCCACGACTTCTACCGCGACAAGCGCCAGCGCATCGTTTCCCTGGCCCGCCTCGATCCCAAATTCGAGGTTCGCGTGGTGGAGGGTTATCTGGAATACAGCCAATTCTATGGTCTGCTGTCCAATTCCCGCTTTACCATCAACAGTGTGCGCGCCACCAATTCACTGAGCATCCGGCCCTTCGAGTCCCTGGCCCATGGCGCCTTGCAGCTGGTCGAGGAAGAAAGCGGCGTGCCTTACATCTTCAGCGAGGACTTCGCCTGCTTTCCCCGCTACCGGCTGGAACATTCGGTGGCCGATATCGAGACCCATCTCAATAATTACGACGCCATCCTGGCCGAGTTCCTGCCCCAGGCGGAACGGCTGGAAGCGGAATTGAACGATATGATGCCCGATGCCGAGAATCTTCGGGCCCAGCGCTTCCTGCGCCACCTGTTCTTCATGACCGAGGTGGAGATGGGCGGCGTGCGCAAGGCGAATCAGCCTCTGGCCGAGCCGGTCGAGCGTGACTGGGTGGGAATCAACGAGCCCTGGCTGCTGGCCCAACGGCCCGATCAGGCCAAGCGCGTCTTTGATCAGGCCCGTTCGCCCTACTGGGTGCGCCGGGCCATCGCGGCCACTGCCGCCTTCAAGAACGATTGGATGGAGGCGTTCTACCGGACCGTCACCGAGGGGCTTGCGCAATTTCCCGATTCGCTGGGGCTGGAATATACGCGGGCCATGTGTTTGCGCCTGGGCGGTTTTCCCGAGACGGCGGAAAAGTCGTTGCGCAGGGTGGTGGACGGCGGTCTCAGCCTCAGGGCCAACGAAAGCTTTCCCCGGCAGCTTGACCGCCTTAACGGCTTTTACTGGCTGGCCGATGCCAAGGTCCGCGACCGCTGCCCCGCGCTGGAGCCTCTGGCGCCCGAGGCGACGGTCTGGCGCAGCTATGCCCTCAACCATCTCGCCGACATGGCCCTCGACCGGGCCCGCGCTCTTAAGGAAAGCGAGGCGGTGACGGAATATGTCCGCGCCGCAGCCCTTGCCGACCGTTCACTCTCCATGTTCGCAAACAATGAAGGTGCCCAGCGGCTTTATATCCGCGCCGCCTTTGGCCTGGCCGATAACGGCGTGGAGGAGTGGTTCGCGGTGTTCGGCGACAATCTGGCCACCGCCATCGACAACGACTATACCGCGCTTCACGATCTGTCGCCCCTGGCCATCCACCTGTACATGTCGCGCGGCCGGATCGCCGAGGCCCAGGGAGTCATCGACCGGTTGGGAGTCTTCCTCAAACGCACCGTCGTGACGCCGGACCTGTGCCCCGAGGCGATCGCCTTGGCCCGGCGGTATGGATTACCTCTGCGCGGCGTGGATCTCGCTGCCGCCGCCTGA